TGGATTCTCAGGTTCAGCGGTCACGTACGATCTCGAAAGCATGGGCAACAATGCGGACGGCCATGAGCTTCTTGCCGTTGTTGCGGCCGTTCATCATGAGCGAGTTGGTGAGACGCTCAATGATGGGGCACTGAGCCTTGCGGAAACGCTTGGCAGCGTAGCGGCCAGCGGTGTGAGGGAGGTAGACGGGAGAACGGATCTGGACGTAGTCGCTGTTCGTAGACCCAAGTCAGCAATTCCATCCTTGACATTCGATCAAAAATCGTCatccttttgtttctttccaTTTCGTGTCGCGCATTCCACCACTGTAATCCGCCTCTTCGTCGTTCGCTTTCGCATTGACAGAATTTGACCCCCGAAAAATCCCTCGACACGCAGACAACTCGCAAGCAACTGGGAAACACCTACGTCAAGGAGATATCCCTGATCTCAACATCCTCGTAGCTCCACTTGTTGAAGAGCTTGACAGAGCCCATCTCCGCAAGAGCATCCTTGGGCAGCATGGTGTAGGCCGCAGTAGGGTTCTCGACCTCGACTTCCCCGTGGTCAGACATTTTGACGCCGTATGCACCTGTTGTCGAGGGGGAGGGATTCGTAAAAGGTGACGGACGGTGTCGTTGGGTGATCCTTCAAATGTCGACGATAGCAGTCGGTCGGCTGAAATGTGTCGCTGGGCACAAAAGGAAATTCGAGGGTGCGCCTCGCTTAGTTCTGTGGGTGGGCTTAGGGCAGAGCCGGGTCCAATCAGCGGTTGGAGATCACGTGGGCGGTACGCTAGTTGATCGGGCGGTACTAGGCTCGATTGGGTTAGCGTGAACTATGAGCATTAAAATGGTCACGTGCGCTCAATATATCAACCACCGTAGCTTTGTGATACGGTAGACAAAAGGCGAATTGATCTCATGTTGATAGCTATGTGGATTAAGAGATCGATTCATTCACATTTCTCCCGTGCACTTGAAGCATCTCCCTACAGGTGCGGATCACGATACTCCATCTTCCATACTCTACAGTACGTCTAGTAGAGTGATACCCGGCAAAGACCATTGTCTCTTCATCACTTTATAGTAGAATCCCAAGTAGCGTATATAATAAATATACTACTGCACATCAGATAATAATGGTTCTTATCTGTCTGAACAATGcatgtactccggagtaaacCCAACTTCCCTTTCGGGCTTTAGCCGCTCTGTGGCGGTGCAGCCCCTTAACGACCCCCTGATTGGTGTCAATTTGCACATCCGGCCGCTGCAGACCGCCGCAGCACCGCCCAACTGCAGGTGACGTTGTGGCTCTTCGGCGCGGAGTAACCAGAGTGAGACATAACATATCACCCATTTTGCGAGGGGCCGCTGGTTGAAATAGGGGACTTGATTCTTTTCCCTCGGGTGTCTCGTAACCGCATGCTCAAAAATCCTGCGATGAAGATATCCCTCACCTCTATACGCCGACTCGCATGTGCGTTCGAATGAAAGACCCCCCTCCGATCTGTGACGACCCAGCGCTTCTGTGAATATGGCGGAAGACAATCCCGAGCTTCAGGCCGCCTTGCGCGACCTCGATAGGGAATTTGAGGTACGTGGTGACAAGTAATAGGTTCCTGTCGTGGAACATCCGAGTGTATTTCATACCTTTGGCTAACCTTGGGTCTCATTTTCCAGGAGGGTGATATTACGGAGAAAGGGTAAGGCAGATCCGTTTTGCATGTCGACAATTCCACCTGACGAAAGCATTCGCGAATCGCATATACATGTGATGTCAATACCGTAAGACCGTCCGGCTAATCCCTGTAAAGATACCAGAAACGACGCACCGTCCTTCTGTCGTCATTCTTCGGACCAAACAATGGCTTGGATGTCCATGCCCCTAGCCCAGTGGGCCAAGCTTCGTCGATGACTAGCTCTTCGAATACCCCGCCAGCGATCCTGAACGTCCGCCCACCAACGGCCGAGTCTACGGCTTATGGTGCACATACCCCGTCTTTTTCAGGTGGATACGAGGGCATGCAGGGCAGCGGAAGCTTCGGGTATGAGCAAAGATACAGCGGGGAGATGCAAGAACCGGTGGACGGCAATGGGGTAGCTTATTATCACGGAGATAACTCGATGCTGCAACCTATGGAACGCATGCAACCAACCGGCTCATACGATTCCCTTTTCCTTCCGAGACCTCAGCCTACTTCGATGGTTCCAGAGGATTCGAGGACAGCAACTCTGATGAGCCAAAATTATGCGTTCAACCCAGGCGTCCACCCAGAATATATAGATGAGCATGCAGCAGCGTATGATGTGGGAGGGTATGAAATGCCAATGGCTACGGGCAGGCGACAGTCGATGATGCTTGATGCGCAGCAAGGGTATTTTTCCGATTTTGCCGGACAGCAGCACGATGACTACAGAGATAGCTATGGAGGCGGCTTCCACCGGTATTCTCAATCAGACGCCTTTTCCCCAACTGCAAATATGGCCCCGCCGCTTATCCCGGCCTCTGAACTTCCTCACGGCGCGGCTGTCGATCATCTGATTCCATTGGAACCTCGAGATATCCCGTTTGCTGTCAATGACCCGCATGATAAGAACATCCCAATGTCCAACTTTGATAATATTCCTACGGTTCTGCGGCATCGGGCTCGAGCACATGCCAAACAACCTGCCTACTGGGTTCTGGATCAAAAGGGCAAGGAAATTGCATCTATCACCTGGGACAAGCTCGCCAGTCGTGCGGAGAAAGTGGCACAGGTTATTCGTGATAAGAGTAACCTTTACCGGGGCGATCGTGTGGCCTTGATATATCGTGATTCTGAAGTCATTGAGTTCGCAGTTGCTCTTATGGGCTGCTTTATTGCAGGTGTCGTCGCCGTTCCGATAAACAGCCTCGAGGACTATCAGAGTCTTAACTTAGTTCTCACCTCGACGCAGGCGCATCTTGCATTGACGACAGAGAACAACCTCAAGAGCTTCCAGAGAGATATTACAACCCAAAAGCTGAACTGGCCTCGAGGCGTGGAGTGGTGGAAAACCAATGAATTCGGAAGCTACCAtccaaagaagaaggacgacaATCCCCCGCTAGTGGTTCCAGATTTGGCTTACATTGAATTCTCGCGGGCTCCCACAGGCGATTTGCGCGGTGTCGTCATGAGCCACCGTACAATTATGCACCAGATGGCATGTCTCAGTGCCATGGTTTCCACGGTTCCTGGAAATAAGAACGCGCGCTCTCAGGGCGAAACGATCATGAGTTATTTGGACCCTAGACAAGGCATTGGCATGATCTTGGGTGTGCTTCTCGCCGTTTACGGTGGCCACACTACTGTATGGCTTGAAGACCGAGTAGTCGAGACTCCCGGTCTTTATGCTCACTTGATTACCAAGTACAAAGCAACCCTCATGGTGGCGGATTACCCTGGTTTGAAGATAGCTGCCTACAATTACCAGCAGGATCCAATGGCGACACGGCACTACAAAAAGAACGCAGAACCCAACTTTGGAAGCGTCAAGCTGTGTCTGATTGACACCCTCACTGTCGACTCTGAATTCCACGAGATCCTCGCGGACCGATGGCTCAGGCCAATGAGGAACCCAAGAGCCAGAGAGATTGTTGCTCCGATGCTGTGTCTGCCTGAGCATGGCGGCATGGTGATCAGTGTGCGCGATTGGCTTGGTGGTGAAGAAAGGATGGGATGCCCACTTACCCACGAGATGGACCCAGCAGAACGCCCAGAAGCGAAGAGAGAAgcggaggaggaaaagaaggcacAGGAGAAACAGGGGAGTAAAAGTGGATTCGGAAGTAGTCTGCTGGGTGGTGGATCGCGGGCCCCAGCACCAAAGGAGCAAGGAAAGACCGAGCTTGGAGAGGTGCTCCTCGATAAAGAAGCACTTAAGAGCAACGAAATTGTGGTGCTGGCCATGGGCGATGAAGCTAGAAAGTATGCTGGGTCAATGCCACATGCCGTTCGTGTCGGCTCGTTCGGCTACCCAATCCCCGATGCCACACTTGCTGTTGTCGACCCTGAAACCAACTTACTATGCACCCCGAATGTGATTGGTGAAATCTGGGTCGACTCGCCTTCTCTGTCTGGTGGCTTCTGGGCACTACCAAAACACACGGAAGCAATCTTCCACGCGCGGCCATACAAGTTTGAAGAGGGTAACCCGACGCCTATCTTGGTGGAGCCCGAATTCCTGCGAACAGGTCTGCTTGGCTGTGTGATAGAAGGCAAGGTGTTTGTTCTCGGCCTGTACGAGGATCGTCTTCGCCAAAAGGTAGAATGGGTTGAGCACGGACAGGAAGTTGTCGAGCACCGTTATTTCTTCGTCCAGCACATGATTGTCAGCATTTTGAAGACGCTCCCCAAGATTCATGATTGTACCGCATTCGACGTCTTTGTCAACGAAGAGCATCTCCCGATTGTTGTACTAGAGTCATACGCTGCATCAACCGCGCCAACAACGTCAGGCGGTCCTCCACGGCAATTGGACTCGGTTCTGCTAGAGTCATTGGCGGAACGATGTATGGAGGTCTTGTACCATGAACATCACCTGCGGGTCTACTGTGTCCTTCTCACAGCTCCCAACACTCTTCCTCGCGTTACCAAGAACGGCAGGCGGGAGATTGGCAACATGCTCTGTCGCAAGGAATTTGATGCTGGCACGCTGCCTTGTGTGCATGTCAAATTTGGAGTTGAGAGGTCGGTCATGAACCTTCCAGTTGGTATTGATCCGGTTGGAGGTATCTGGTCGCCTACTGCACTGATGGCCAGACAGGAAATGCTAGCTATGCAAGAGAAGCAGTACTCGGGTGTTGACTACCGTGATGTGGTTATGGACGATCGTACCTCTACACCCTTGAACAACTTCTCGAATATTGTAGATCTTTTCCAATGGCGCGTTTCCCGCCAGGCAGAAGAATTGGCATATTGCTCAATTGATGGCCGCGGGAAAGAAGGCAAGGGCATCACCTGGAGAAAATTTGATTTGAAGGTTGCCGCTGTGGCAACCTACCTGCGCAACAAAGTTAAGGTTCGGCCTGGTGACCATCTGGTACTGATGTACACGCACTCCGAAGAATACATCTATGCCGTTCATGCGTGCTTCTGCTTGGGTGTGGTTGTCATCCCTCTGGCGCCTATTGACCAAAACCGTCTCTCAGAAGACGCACCCGCATTCCTTCATGTCATCAACGACTTTAATGTCAAAGCCATCATCGTCAACAGCGATGTCGATCACGTTATGAGACAGAAGATTGTCGCTCAGCACATCAAGCAGTCGGCGCAAGTTCTTCGATTGGGCGTGCCGGCTATCTACAACACCACGAAGCCATCGAAGCAATCGCACGGCTGCAAAGAACTTGGCTACACCGTGAGAGACACATGGCTCCAGGCAAACCAGCCAGCAATGATCTGGACCTACTGGACCCCGGACCAGCGAAGAATTTCGGTTCAGATTGGTCATGACACTGTCATGGACATGTGCAAGGTGCAGAAGGAGACATGCCAGATGACCAGCTCGAGACCAGTATTGGGTAGTGTGCGCAGTACCCTGGGTCTTGGTTTCCTACACACCTGCTTGATGGGTATCTATGTCGGAGCGCCGACATACCTTGTGTCGCCGGTTGACTTTGCGCAAAACCCGATGTCGCTGTTCGTCAGTCTTGCAAGGTACAAGATCAAGGATACATATGCCACCGCCCAGATGCTGGATTATGCTATGAGTGCCATGGCTGGAAAGGGCTTCCAACTGCAGGAACTGAAGAACTTGATGATATCTACTGATACCCGTCCACGACCTGATATTTACCAAAAGTTGCGTCTTCATTTTGCCTCTGCCGGCTTGGATCGGACTGCAATCAACATGGTTTATTCGCATGTGCTTAACCCCATGGTCGTTACGAGATCATACATGTGCATTGAACCTGTCGAAGTGTGGCTTGATCTTCGGGCTTTGCGCCGCGGTCTCGTCATCCCTGTTGACCCAGATTCAGACCCAACTGCCCTACTCCTTCAAGATTCCGGAATGGTGCCTGTGAATACCCAGATCGCTATTGTCAACCCTGAGACCTGCACTTTGTCTCATGTTGGCGAGTATGGTGAGATCTGGGTCCAGTCAGATGCTTGTGCCAAGTCCTTCTATGGTTCGAAGCAAGAGTTCGACACGGAGCGATTCAATGGCCGGATCATCGACGGAGATCCTAGTGTACCCTACGTCCGTATGGGTGATCTTGGATTTCTTCACACGGTGACCAGACCTATTGGTCCCGGAGGCCAACCGGTCGAGATGCAGGTCCTGTTTGTGCTTGGAGGAATTGGTGAAACCTTCGAGGTGAACGGTCTCAACCATTTCCCCATGGATATCGAGAACTCGGTCGAGAAATGCCACCGTAACATCATGCCTGGTGGAAGTGCTGTATTCCAAGCTGGTGGTCtgatcgtcgtcgtcgtcgaagTCACAAGGAAGGCCTACCTGGCATCTCTCGTCCCGGTGATTGTCGATGCCGTCTTGAACGAGCATCAGGTGGTCGCAGACATTGTGGCATTCGTCTCCCAGGGCGACTTCCCTCGTTCTCGCCTGGGCGAGAAGCAACGCGGCAAGGTTCTGGCGTCGTGGGTGACCCGCAAGCTGCGGACAATTGCCCAATTCAGCATCCGCGACGTGGAAGGTCCTGAGGATCCCCTTGCAGAAGCACCGCAGCATCGGACGAGTCGTAGTTCGAAGCCTCCAAGCATTATGGGCAGCTTACGGCGGTCTGTAATGGTACCAGAACACGAGGCTGTTGGTGCCATTCGTTCGCCAGCACCTGTGCCAGAAGAATATCCCATGCACGCTGATTTTGAGGAGGAGCAACATTACCAACAGCAGCCACAGATGGAACCCTCTATTGTCTCCGCCCCTGCCGTCTCGGAAGCACCTCCCTCAGTCCCACAAATCGCCGAACCAACAGCACCACCGCCAAAACCACCCAAGATCGCCACGGATGAAACCCACCTGCCAGAAAACGCTGGCACTCCCACAACAATCGAGCAACCCGATCTCGGCTTCAACTTTGGTGACTTTGCAAACACTGCAGGGGCAACCCATGGTCACCCTGACCCAGAATCCTACAACCAACCCCAAGATCAACCGCAAGCCCTGCCCATCCGCACCGCC
This Aspergillus chevalieri M1 DNA, chromosome 3, nearly complete sequence DNA region includes the following protein-coding sequences:
- the RPS5 gene encoding 40S ribosomal protein uS7 (COG:J;~EggNog:ENOG410PIAI;~InterPro:IPR020606,IPR036823,IPR000235,IPR023798, IPR005716;~PFAM:PF00177;~go_component: GO:0015935 - small ribosomal subunit [Evidence IEA];~go_function: GO:0003723 - RNA binding [Evidence IEA];~go_function: GO:0003735 - structural constituent of ribosome [Evidence IEA];~go_process: GO:0006412 - translation [Evidence IEA]) → MSDHGEVEVENPTAAYTMLPKDALAEMGSVKLFNKWSYEDVEIRDISLTDYVQIRSPVYLPHTAGRYAAKRFRKAQCPIIERLTNSLMMNGRNNGKKLMAVRIVAHAFEIIHIMTDQNPLQVAVDAIVNCGPREDSTRIGSAGTVRRQAVDVSPLRRVNQSIALLTIGAREASFRNIKSIAECLAEELINAAKGSSNSYAIKKKDELERVAKSNR
- a CDS encoding putative AMP binding domain protein (COG:I,Q;~EggNog:ENOG410PI0R;~InterPro:IPR042099,IPR010506,IPR000873,IPR037337;~PFAM:PF00501;~TransMembrane:3 (i365-385o1121-1139i1278-1299o)), whose product is MAEDNPELQAALRDLDREFEEGDITEKGYQKRRTVLLSSFFGPNNGLDVHAPSPVGQASSMTSSSNTPPAILNVRPPTAESTAYGAHTPSFSGGYEGMQGSGSFGYEQRYSGEMQEPVDGNGVAYYHGDNSMLQPMERMQPTGSYDSLFLPRPQPTSMVPEDSRTATLMSQNYAFNPGVHPEYIDEHAAAYDVGGYEMPMATGRRQSMMLDAQQGYFSDFAGQQHDDYRDSYGGGFHRYSQSDAFSPTANMAPPLIPASELPHGAAVDHLIPLEPRDIPFAVNDPHDKNIPMSNFDNIPTVLRHRARAHAKQPAYWVLDQKGKEIASITWDKLASRAEKVAQVIRDKSNLYRGDRVALIYRDSEVIEFAVALMGCFIAGVVAVPINSLEDYQSLNLVLTSTQAHLALTTENNLKSFQRDITTQKLNWPRGVEWWKTNEFGSYHPKKKDDNPPLVVPDLAYIEFSRAPTGDLRGVVMSHRTIMHQMACLSAMVSTVPGNKNARSQGETIMSYLDPRQGIGMILGVLLAVYGGHTTVWLEDRVVETPGLYAHLITKYKATLMVADYPGLKIAAYNYQQDPMATRHYKKNAEPNFGSVKLCLIDTLTVDSEFHEILADRWLRPMRNPRAREIVAPMLCLPEHGGMVISVRDWLGGEERMGCPLTHEMDPAERPEAKREAEEEKKAQEKQGSKSGFGSSLLGGGSRAPAPKEQGKTELGEVLLDKEALKSNEIVVLAMGDEARKYAGSMPHAVRVGSFGYPIPDATLAVVDPETNLLCTPNVIGEIWVDSPSLSGGFWALPKHTEAIFHARPYKFEEGNPTPILVEPEFLRTGLLGCVIEGKVFVLGLYEDRLRQKVEWVEHGQEVVEHRYFFVQHMIVSILKTLPKIHDCTAFDVFVNEEHLPIVVLESYAASTAPTTSGGPPRQLDSVLLESLAERCMEVLYHEHHLRVYCVLLTAPNTLPRVTKNGRREIGNMLCRKEFDAGTLPCVHVKFGVERSVMNLPVGIDPVGGIWSPTALMARQEMLAMQEKQYSGVDYRDVVMDDRTSTPLNNFSNIVDLFQWRVSRQAEELAYCSIDGRGKEGKGITWRKFDLKVAAVATYLRNKVKVRPGDHLVLMYTHSEEYIYAVHACFCLGVVVIPLAPIDQNRLSEDAPAFLHVINDFNVKAIIVNSDVDHVMRQKIVAQHIKQSAQVLRLGVPAIYNTTKPSKQSHGCKELGYTVRDTWLQANQPAMIWTYWTPDQRRISVQIGHDTVMDMCKVQKETCQMTSSRPVLGSVRSTLGLGFLHTCLMGIYVGAPTYLVSPVDFAQNPMSLFVSLARYKIKDTYATAQMLDYAMSAMAGKGFQLQELKNLMISTDTRPRPDIYQKLRLHFASAGLDRTAINMVYSHVLNPMVVTRSYMCIEPVEVWLDLRALRRGLVIPVDPDSDPTALLLQDSGMVPVNTQIAIVNPETCTLSHVGEYGEIWVQSDACAKSFYGSKQEFDTERFNGRIIDGDPSVPYVRMGDLGFLHTVTRPIGPGGQPVEMQVLFVLGGIGETFEVNGLNHFPMDIENSVEKCHRNIMPGGSAVFQAGGLIVVVVEVTRKAYLASLVPVIVDAVLNEHQVVADIVAFVSQGDFPRSRLGEKQRGKVLASWVTRKLRTIAQFSIRDVEGPEDPLAEAPQHRTSRSSKPPSIMGSLRRSVMVPEHEAVGAIRSPAPVPEEYPMHADFEEEQHYQQQPQMEPSIVSAPAVSEAPPSVPQIAEPTAPPPKPPKIATDETHLPENAGTPTTIEQPDLGFNFGDFANTAGATHGHPDPESYNQPQDQPQALPIRTASLSNLSNQQRRFSSIPGGAEQHFSNSRPGSRDVRSQPETVEEDFEDWPQEALMYQSAMGHDDGQAEFYRRPSHGSGIARTAYDGSGYGY